GCCCAACGGCCGTACCTTCCGGGTCCGGGGCAAGGGCATGGCGAAGCCCGACGGCACCCGCGGCGACCTGCTGGCCACCGTCCAGGTCCAGGTGCCCGCCCGCCTGAACGACGCTGCCCGCGAGGCGATCGCCGCCTACCGCGCGGCCGGCGTCGACAGCACCCTGCGTGCCAACCTCTTCGAGAAGTCGTGATGGACGGCAACGGCCCCGGCCTGCCTCCCGACGCCGCGGTCTACGTGATCAGCGTGGCCGCCGAGCTGTCCGGCCTGCATCCCCAGACGCTGCGCTCCTACGAGCGGATGGGCCTGATCATGCCGGGCCGCACCGGTGGTGGTGGTCGTCGCTACAGCCACCGCGACATCGAGCTGCTCCGCGAGATCGCCCAGCTCACCGCCGGCGGCGTGGGCATCGAGGGCGTGCGCAGGATCCTCGAGCTCGAGGACCAGGTGGCGGCGCTCCAGGCGCGTGGCCGGGAGCTCGCCGACGAGCTCGACGCCACCCGTGAGGCGCTCCGCCAGGCGATGACCTCACGCCGTACCGATCCCAACAAGCTGCCCGTCCTGCG
This genomic window from Nocardioides cynanchi contains:
- a CDS encoding heat shock protein transcriptional repressor HspR; translated protein: MDGNGPGLPPDAAVYVISVAAELSGLHPQTLRSYERMGLIMPGRTGGGGRRYSHRDIELLREIAQLTAGGVGIEGVRRILELEDQVAALQARGRELADELDATREALRQAMTSRRTDPNKLPVLRRPDPGASLVVWRRQR